The following coding sequences are from one Burkholderia stabilis window:
- a CDS encoding NnrU family protein, protein MHVLILGLAIFLGVHSIRIVADGWRAAMIARIGEKGWKAGYAIASLVGFVLIVRGYGIARESATLLWVSPVGVRHLTGMLTAVAFVLIAASYVPRNRIKTLVGHPMLAGVMVWAVAHLLMNGTVHAVVLFGAFFVWSLADFVVSRARDRRDGVRYPAGRLSGDIAAVAAGLVVWAVFALFLHGPLIGVRPFG, encoded by the coding sequence ATGCACGTCCTGATTCTCGGTTTAGCGATCTTCCTCGGTGTGCACTCGATCCGGATCGTCGCCGACGGCTGGCGCGCCGCGATGATCGCGCGGATCGGCGAGAAAGGCTGGAAAGCCGGCTATGCGATCGCGTCGCTCGTCGGTTTCGTGCTGATCGTGCGCGGCTACGGGATCGCGCGCGAGAGTGCGACGCTGCTGTGGGTGTCGCCCGTCGGCGTGCGTCACCTGACGGGCATGCTGACCGCGGTCGCGTTCGTGCTGATCGCCGCGTCGTACGTGCCGCGCAACCGGATCAAGACGCTCGTCGGGCATCCGATGCTCGCCGGCGTGATGGTCTGGGCGGTTGCGCACCTGCTCATGAACGGCACCGTGCACGCGGTCGTGCTGTTCGGCGCGTTCTTCGTGTGGTCGCTCGCCGATTTCGTCGTGTCGCGCGCGCGCGATCGCCGCGACGGCGTTCGTTATCCTGCCGGCCGGCTGTCGGGCGACATCGCGGCCGTCGCGGCCGGGCTCGTCGTCTGGGCCGTATTCGCGCTGTTCCTGCACGGCCCGCTGATCGGCGTGCGGCCGTTCGGCTGA
- a CDS encoding TfoX/Sxy family protein yields MSWQSDKAHGEEIAYQIASLGHISVTRFFSGAAMRLDGVMFGFIARGSLFLRVDDVNRPAFVAAGMGSFTYARPTRTVSLEGYYETPADVLEDAGALFDWCRGAYRAALLAGPPKRKARAAPKLKPAVELESKPESKPASKRTSKASAKPVGNPMAKSAAKPTAKPTAKTVAKSTSKPASKNPPVKRKQA; encoded by the coding sequence GTGAGCTGGCAGTCGGACAAGGCGCACGGCGAGGAGATCGCGTACCAGATCGCGAGCCTCGGCCATATCTCGGTCACGCGGTTTTTCAGCGGCGCGGCGATGCGGCTCGACGGCGTGATGTTCGGATTCATCGCGCGCGGCTCGCTGTTCCTGCGCGTCGACGACGTGAATCGCCCGGCGTTCGTCGCGGCAGGCATGGGATCGTTCACGTATGCGAGGCCCACGCGCACCGTTTCGCTCGAGGGGTACTACGAAACGCCGGCCGATGTGCTCGAAGATGCGGGCGCGCTGTTCGACTGGTGCCGCGGCGCGTATCGCGCGGCGCTGCTGGCGGGGCCGCCGAAGCGCAAGGCGAGGGCTGCGCCGAAATTGAAGCCGGCGGTGGAACTGGAATCGAAACCGGAATCGAAACCGGCGTCGAAACGGACCTCGAAGGCGTCGGCGAAACCGGTGGGGAATCCAATGGCGAAATCGGCGGCAAAACCAACGGCAAAACCAACGGCAAAAACGGTGGCGAAATCGACGTCGAAACCAGCTTCAAAAAACCCACCCGTGAAACGCAAGCAAGCGTAG
- a CDS encoding malate/lactate/ureidoglycolate dehydrogenase yields MTALPTPDTEPLRMRAEPLHAFVAALWERAGSNEREARLVADHLVGANLAGHDSHGIGMIPNYVASWREGQLKLNAHASIARDGGAVLSIDGGRGFGQVIAFEAMVEGIERARRMGICAIGLRDVHHLGRIGHWAEQCARSGLVSFHFVNVPGDLLVAPLHGTDPRFGTNPFCAAYPRAGKPPLLLDFATSAIAYGKTRVAYNQGKRVPAGSLIDHRGQPTDDPAVMHEQPFGALLPFGLHKGYALAAMCEIFGGALVGGHTTHADTLQKTSAIVNGMLSVLIDPNAFDAADAEREADAFVAWAKASPQAGDAPARMPGEPEEASRAARVADGIPVDRATWRQIRESAAAVGFDDAALDAWTQHCVGAA; encoded by the coding sequence ATGACTGCACTGCCGACGCCCGACACCGAACCGCTGCGCATGCGCGCCGAACCGCTGCACGCATTCGTCGCGGCACTCTGGGAACGGGCCGGCAGCAACGAGCGCGAGGCGCGGCTCGTCGCCGATCACCTGGTCGGCGCGAATCTCGCGGGCCACGATTCGCACGGGATCGGGATGATCCCGAACTACGTCGCGTCGTGGCGGGAAGGGCAGTTGAAGCTGAACGCGCACGCGTCGATCGCCCGCGACGGCGGCGCCGTGCTGTCGATCGACGGCGGGCGCGGCTTCGGCCAGGTGATCGCGTTCGAGGCGATGGTCGAAGGGATCGAGCGCGCGCGGCGCATGGGTATCTGCGCGATCGGGCTGCGCGACGTGCATCATCTCGGCCGTATCGGACACTGGGCCGAGCAGTGCGCGCGCTCGGGGCTCGTGTCGTTCCATTTCGTCAACGTGCCTGGTGACCTGCTGGTCGCGCCGCTGCACGGCACCGATCCGCGCTTCGGCACGAACCCGTTCTGTGCCGCGTATCCGCGTGCGGGCAAGCCGCCGCTGCTGCTCGATTTCGCGACGAGCGCGATCGCGTACGGCAAGACGCGCGTCGCGTACAACCAGGGCAAGCGCGTGCCGGCCGGGTCGCTGATCGACCATCGCGGCCAGCCGACCGACGATCCGGCCGTGATGCACGAGCAGCCGTTCGGCGCGCTGCTGCCGTTCGGGCTACACAAGGGTTATGCGCTGGCGGCGATGTGCGAGATCTTCGGCGGCGCGCTGGTCGGCGGGCATACGACGCACGCCGACACGCTGCAGAAGACGAGCGCGATCGTCAACGGAATGTTGTCGGTGCTGATCGATCCGAACGCGTTCGACGCGGCCGACGCCGAGCGCGAAGCCGACGCGTTCGTCGCATGGGCGAAGGCGTCGCCGCAGGCCGGCGACGCGCCGGCGCGGATGCCGGGCGAGCCGGAGGAGGCGAGCCGCGCCGCGCGCGTCGCGGATGGCATTCCGGTCGATCGCGCGACGTGGCGGCAGATTCGCGAGAGTGCGGCGGCGGTCGGTTTCGACGACGCGGCGCTCGATGCGTGGACGCAGCACTGCGTCGGCGCGGCGTAA
- a CDS encoding M20 family metallopeptidase has product MTSVDTTPVLDHDKLVTFIERKWNDEILHALTDYIAIPAKSPAFDPDWAKRGYLERVVTDAAQWAEKQPVKGLKLEIVRLPGRTPVIFFESPATRSGSTDTILLYGHLDKQPEFDGWRADLGPWTPKFENGKLYGRGGADDGYAIYASLAALGALDEQGIERPRCVGLIETCEESGSYDLLPYVDALRDRLGQVSLVVCLDSGAGNYDQMWLTTSLRGLVSGDLQVEVLEEGIHSGVYGGIAPSSFRVMRQLFERLEDAKNGNLLPGVFHCEIPSSRVREADAAAAILGDAVWKGLPWACGADGKPVLPTTTDPREALLNSTWRPSLSVTGAAGMPALADAGNVLRPRTAFKLSLRLPPLVDAAQAVQQLKDLLELDPPYNAKVTFKPDAGAATGWSAPDLAPWLASSLDAASRRHFGADCAYMGLGGTIPLMNVLQEGFPAAQFMVCGVLGPKSNAHGPNEFLHVPYAKKLTAAVADVIATAR; this is encoded by the coding sequence ATGACCTCCGTCGACACTACCCCCGTCCTCGACCATGACAAGCTCGTTACCTTCATCGAGCGCAAGTGGAACGATGAAATCCTCCACGCACTGACCGACTACATTGCGATTCCCGCGAAGAGCCCCGCATTCGACCCCGACTGGGCGAAGCGCGGCTATCTCGAGCGCGTCGTCACCGATGCCGCGCAGTGGGCCGAAAAGCAGCCCGTGAAGGGCCTGAAGCTCGAGATCGTGCGCCTGCCCGGCCGCACGCCGGTGATCTTCTTCGAATCGCCCGCGACGCGTTCGGGCAGCACCGACACGATCCTGCTGTACGGCCACCTCGACAAGCAGCCCGAATTCGACGGCTGGCGCGCGGACCTCGGCCCGTGGACCCCCAAATTCGAGAACGGCAAGCTGTACGGCCGCGGCGGCGCGGACGACGGTTACGCGATCTACGCGAGCCTCGCGGCGCTCGGCGCGCTCGACGAGCAGGGCATCGAGCGGCCGCGCTGCGTCGGCCTGATCGAAACCTGCGAGGAGTCGGGCAGCTACGACCTGCTGCCGTACGTCGACGCGCTGCGCGACCGGCTCGGCCAGGTGTCGCTCGTCGTGTGCCTCGATTCGGGCGCGGGCAACTACGACCAGATGTGGCTCACCACGTCGCTGCGCGGGCTCGTGTCCGGCGACCTGCAGGTCGAGGTGCTGGAAGAAGGCATTCACTCGGGCGTGTATGGCGGCATTGCGCCGTCGAGCTTCCGCGTGATGCGCCAGTTGTTCGAGCGCCTGGAAGACGCGAAGAACGGCAACCTGCTGCCGGGCGTGTTCCATTGCGAGATTCCGTCGAGCCGCGTGCGCGAAGCCGATGCGGCCGCCGCGATCCTCGGCGATGCGGTGTGGAAGGGGCTGCCGTGGGCGTGCGGCGCGGACGGCAAGCCCGTGCTGCCGACCACGACCGACCCGCGCGAGGCGCTGCTGAATTCGACGTGGCGGCCGTCGCTGTCGGTGACGGGCGCGGCCGGCATGCCGGCGCTCGCCGATGCCGGCAACGTGCTGCGTCCGCGTACCGCGTTCAAGCTGTCGCTGCGGCTGCCGCCGCTCGTCGATGCCGCGCAGGCCGTGCAGCAGTTGAAGGACTTGCTCGAACTCGATCCGCCGTACAACGCGAAGGTCACGTTCAAGCCGGACGCGGGCGCCGCGACCGGCTGGAGCGCGCCGGATCTCGCGCCGTGGCTCGCTTCGTCGCTCGATGCGGCATCGCGCCGCCACTTCGGCGCGGACTGCGCGTACATGGGCCTCGGCGGCACGATCCCGCTGATGAACGTACTGCAGGAAGGGTTCCCGGCCGCGCAGTTCATGGTGTGCGGCGTGCTCGGGCCGAAGTCGAACGCGCACGGCCCGAACGAGTTCCTGCACGTGCCGTATGCGAAGAAGCTGACGGCGGCAGTCGCGGACGTGATCGCGACCGCGCGCTGA
- a CDS encoding NAD(P)H-dependent flavin oxidoreductase, with protein MTSAASVAGHDTRVASGAALPSRLPLIQAPMVGSFSPLAIAVCEAGGLGSLACAALGPQQLRDEIAAIRARTPAPFNVNFFCHTPPAPDAEVDARWRAALAGYYAEAGLDPADVKGGPGRAPFDDAMCAVVEELRPAVVSFHFGLPDDALLDRVRRAGARVVSSATTVEEARWLDARGVDAIVAQGAEAGGHRGMFLTDDIHAQPGLFALLPQIVDAVRAPVIAAGAIADGRGIAAAFALGARAVQIGTGYLLTPQAGRSAQHRAAVRAARDDGTRMTNLYTGRPARGLLTRFMREQGPMSALAPAFPLATAAVDPLRGAFERQGRDDFSLLWSGEAAALAREADAGELTQRLWDDALACAAGLRDAIGRAV; from the coding sequence ATGACCTCTGCCGCTTCCGTTGCCGGCCACGACACACGCGTCGCATCGGGCGCGGCGCTGCCTTCCCGCCTGCCGTTGATTCAGGCGCCGATGGTCGGGTCCTTCAGCCCGCTCGCGATCGCGGTGTGCGAAGCCGGCGGGCTTGGCTCGCTTGCGTGCGCGGCGCTCGGCCCGCAGCAGCTGCGCGACGAGATCGCGGCGATCCGGGCGCGCACGCCCGCGCCGTTCAACGTGAACTTCTTCTGCCACACGCCGCCCGCGCCCGACGCCGAGGTCGACGCGCGCTGGCGCGCGGCGCTCGCCGGCTACTACGCGGAAGCCGGGCTCGATCCGGCCGACGTGAAAGGCGGCCCCGGCCGCGCGCCGTTCGACGATGCGATGTGCGCGGTCGTCGAGGAGTTGCGGCCGGCCGTCGTGAGCTTCCACTTCGGGTTGCCGGACGATGCGCTGCTCGACCGCGTGCGGCGCGCCGGCGCGCGGGTCGTGTCGTCGGCGACGACCGTCGAGGAAGCGCGCTGGCTCGATGCGCGCGGCGTCGATGCGATCGTCGCGCAAGGTGCGGAGGCCGGCGGCCATCGCGGGATGTTCCTGACCGACGACATCCACGCGCAGCCCGGCCTGTTCGCGTTGCTGCCGCAGATCGTCGACGCGGTGCGCGCGCCGGTGATCGCAGCCGGTGCGATTGCCGACGGGCGCGGTATCGCGGCCGCGTTCGCGCTCGGCGCGCGCGCGGTGCAGATCGGCACGGGTTACCTGCTGACGCCGCAGGCCGGCCGCTCGGCGCAGCATCGCGCGGCGGTGCGCGCCGCGCGCGACGACGGCACGCGCATGACCAACCTGTACACGGGCCGCCCCGCGCGCGGCCTGCTGACGCGTTTCATGCGTGAGCAGGGGCCGATGAGCGCGCTCGCACCCGCGTTCCCGCTCGCGACGGCCGCGGTCGATCCGCTGCGCGGCGCATTCGAGCGGCAGGGCCGCGACGATTTCTCGCTGCTGTGGTCGGGCGAGGCCGCGGCGCTCGCGCGCGAAGCGGACGCCGGCGAACTGACGCAGCGCCTGTGGGACGACGCGCTGGCCTGCGCGGCGGGGCTGCGCGACGCGATCGGGCGGGCCGTCTGA
- a CDS encoding DUF1460 domain-containing protein, with protein sequence MPIETNFRKFLPLVVALALAGCDGGASVTSSPPPDATTMQQQAALATLNPETSAKLDALLAIRAAQPDSATGPLIEALSREFLGTPYRGDMLKGSSTMPEQLVIDFSGLDCYTYLDYVEAARKATTKTDYASRLVPTRYVNGDISFTHRRHFFTDWAYRPQVLADDVTATISVHATTVTKQLNRKADGSAYLPGLPVVSRDIVHIPSEFVDDYVVSRLRTGDYIGIYAKADGLDVTHVGFFIDTPDGPMLRNASSKKANMKVVDSPFVEYVKNTPGIVVLRPRA encoded by the coding sequence ATGCCGATTGAAACGAACTTCAGAAAATTCTTGCCGCTGGTCGTCGCGCTCGCATTGGCCGGCTGCGACGGCGGTGCGTCCGTCACGTCGTCACCGCCGCCGGATGCAACGACGATGCAGCAACAAGCCGCGCTGGCGACCCTGAATCCGGAGACCTCCGCCAAGCTCGACGCGTTGCTGGCGATACGCGCCGCGCAGCCGGACAGCGCCACCGGCCCGCTCATCGAAGCCCTGTCGCGTGAATTTCTTGGCACGCCTTATCGAGGCGACATGCTGAAGGGATCGTCGACGATGCCGGAGCAACTGGTGATCGACTTCAGCGGGCTCGATTGCTATACCTATCTCGACTATGTCGAAGCCGCGAGAAAGGCGACGACGAAAACCGACTACGCGAGCCGCCTCGTGCCGACGCGCTACGTGAACGGCGACATCAGCTTCACGCATCGCCGCCATTTCTTCACCGACTGGGCCTACCGGCCGCAGGTGCTGGCCGACGACGTGACCGCCACGATCAGCGTGCATGCCACCACGGTCACGAAGCAGCTCAACCGGAAAGCCGACGGCAGCGCATACCTGCCGGGGTTGCCGGTCGTCAGCCGGGACATCGTCCATATCCCGAGCGAATTCGTCGACGACTATGTCGTCAGCCGCCTGCGGACCGGCGACTACATCGGCATCTACGCGAAGGCCGATGGCCTCGACGTCACGCACGTCGGCTTCTTCATCGACACGCCCGACGGGCCGATGCTGCGCAATGCGTCGTCGAAAAAGGCCAACATGAAGGTCGTCGATTCGCCTTTTGTCGAGTACGTGAAGAACACGCCGGGCATCGTCGTGCTCAGGCCGCGCGCGTGA
- the ftrA gene encoding transcriptional regulator FtrA, with the protein MHNHLVVALAYDRLCTFEFGCVVELFALERPELGVDWYRFAVCASEPGPVRAAGGITVAAPYRLATLDRADTIVIPGWRDPDELPPEPLLKKLRAAHRRGARLCSICSGVFVLAAAGVLDGFTVTTHWRYAERLQARYPALRVNPDALYVDEGQVITSAGSAAGLDMLLHLVRRDHGGAIANRVAQRLVLPPHRDGGQAQFVPRPVAPGGTDRLAKLIDWMRAHAAEPHTLASLAAQAAMSTRTLQRQFADATGMSPLAWLIRERVNVAKDMLEAQPALPLAQVAARAGFGSEESLRRHFRRVAATSPAAYRRGMDRGAG; encoded by the coding sequence ATGCATAATCATCTCGTCGTCGCGCTCGCCTACGATCGCCTTTGCACGTTCGAATTCGGCTGCGTGGTCGAACTGTTCGCGCTCGAGCGCCCCGAACTCGGGGTCGACTGGTATCGCTTCGCGGTATGCGCAAGCGAGCCGGGGCCCGTGCGCGCGGCGGGCGGCATCACGGTCGCCGCGCCGTACCGGCTCGCGACGCTCGATCGCGCGGACACCATCGTGATACCCGGCTGGCGGGATCCGGACGAACTGCCGCCCGAGCCGCTGCTGAAGAAACTGCGGGCCGCGCATCGGCGTGGCGCGCGGCTCTGTTCAATCTGTTCGGGCGTGTTCGTGCTCGCGGCGGCCGGCGTGCTCGACGGGTTCACCGTGACGACGCACTGGCGTTACGCGGAGCGCCTGCAGGCGCGTTATCCGGCGCTGCGCGTGAATCCCGATGCGTTGTACGTCGACGAAGGGCAGGTCATCACGTCGGCCGGGTCTGCGGCGGGGCTCGACATGCTGCTGCATCTCGTGCGCCGCGATCACGGCGGCGCGATCGCGAACCGCGTCGCGCAGCGTCTCGTGCTGCCGCCGCATCGTGACGGCGGCCAGGCGCAGTTCGTGCCGCGCCCGGTCGCGCCGGGCGGCACCGACCGGCTCGCGAAGCTGATCGACTGGATGCGCGCGCACGCGGCCGAGCCGCACACGCTGGCATCGCTCGCCGCGCAGGCCGCGATGAGCACGCGCACGCTGCAGCGTCAGTTCGCGGATGCGACGGGGATGTCGCCGCTCGCGTGGCTGATCCGCGAGCGCGTGAACGTCGCGAAGGACATGCTCGAAGCGCAACCCGCGCTGCCGCTCGCGCAGGTCGCGGCGCGCGCGGGGTTCGGCTCGGAGGAATCGCTGCGCCGGCATTTCCGGCGCGTCGCGGCGACGAGCCCGGCCGCGTATCGACGCGGCATGGATCGTGGTGCAGGATAG
- a CDS encoding rhodanese-like domain-containing protein, producing the protein MSYVTDVPAADSPAALAHFEASLRFETDCWDVHDALASGAPDFVLLDVRGPDQFAAGHVPGARNLPRRKIVAGKLAGYPDGTLFVVYCAGPHCNGAARAAIQLARLGRPVKLMIGGVTGWLDEGFALSNEVQPADAEAG; encoded by the coding sequence ATGTCCTACGTCACCGACGTGCCCGCTGCCGACAGCCCCGCCGCCCTCGCGCATTTCGAGGCATCACTGCGATTCGAGACCGATTGCTGGGACGTGCACGACGCGCTCGCATCGGGTGCACCCGATTTCGTGCTGCTCGACGTGCGCGGCCCCGACCAGTTCGCCGCCGGCCACGTGCCCGGCGCGCGCAACCTGCCGCGCCGCAAGATCGTCGCGGGCAAGCTCGCCGGCTACCCGGACGGCACGCTGTTCGTCGTCTACTGCGCAGGGCCGCACTGCAACGGCGCCGCGCGCGCGGCGATCCAGCTCGCGCGCCTCGGCCGCCCGGTCAAGCTGATGATCGGCGGCGTGACGGGCTGGCTCGACGAAGGTTTCGCGCTGAGCAACGAAGTGCAGCCCGCGGACGCCGAGGCCGGCTGA
- a CDS encoding superinfection immunity protein, translating to MQDAVLIQVAGSVAAIALYFLPAVIADRRGRHDKLTIAMFNALFAWTGIGWLMTLYWACQPNPRTDVAQTILAKRRGVSMRTFSTGLVERVQRRVAAQEQWAEKQGCR from the coding sequence ATGCAAGACGCAGTCCTGATTCAAGTGGCCGGTTCAGTCGCAGCGATCGCGCTCTATTTCCTGCCGGCAGTCATTGCCGACCGGCGCGGCCGGCACGACAAGCTGACGATCGCGATGTTCAACGCGCTGTTCGCATGGACGGGCATCGGCTGGCTGATGACGCTCTACTGGGCGTGCCAGCCGAACCCGCGAACCGACGTCGCGCAGACGATCCTCGCGAAGCGCCGCGGCGTCAGCATGCGGACCTTCTCGACCGGTCTCGTCGAACGCGTGCAGCGCCGCGTCGCCGCCCAGGAGCAATGGGCGGAGAAGCAAGGCTGCCGTTAA
- a CDS encoding cytochrome P450: protein MNPTDPIAAVTHRDPYPYYAALVDGPPLAFDASLGLWVASRAATVTAVLGHSACRVRPLDVPVPPALRGTTAGALFGELVRMNDGALRHDVPKAALRAALAPVETGALRERTEQLAARRLRAPDDADALNAWCMTVPVCAVADLLGFDEAQLDDIAALVVDFVAALSPLSDAAALARASDGARQLLARMTERVAQTHAHDGTLVAAVQQAARASGWQASGALVANLVGLLSQTCEATAAWLGNTLVAWNGEAQAARGAPDAATLDAFVAEVGRFDAPVQNTRRFVASRTTIDGVTVEAGDAILVVLAAANRDPAVYPDAHRLLPGRESGPNFGFGSGPHGCPGERIARAVTAGAFGAWLRAGGWPSRGGLAWDYRASTNVRMPKFDAAR from the coding sequence ATGAACCCGACCGATCCCATTGCAGCGGTTACGCACCGCGACCCCTATCCCTACTATGCGGCGCTCGTCGACGGGCCGCCGCTCGCGTTCGACGCCTCGCTCGGCCTGTGGGTCGCGAGCCGCGCGGCGACCGTCACGGCCGTGCTCGGCCATTCGGCCTGCCGCGTGCGCCCGCTGGACGTGCCCGTGCCGCCCGCACTGCGCGGCACGACGGCTGGCGCGCTGTTCGGCGAACTGGTGCGCATGAACGACGGCGCGTTGCGGCACGACGTGCCGAAAGCGGCGTTGCGCGCGGCGCTCGCGCCGGTCGAAACGGGCGCGCTGCGCGAGCGTACCGAGCAGCTTGCCGCGCGGCGCTTGCGTGCGCCGGACGATGCCGACGCGCTGAATGCATGGTGCATGACGGTGCCCGTCTGCGCGGTCGCCGATCTGCTCGGCTTCGACGAGGCGCAGCTCGACGACATCGCGGCGCTGGTCGTCGATTTCGTCGCCGCGTTGTCACCGCTGTCGGACGCCGCGGCGCTGGCCCGCGCGAGCGACGGCGCGCGGCAACTGCTCGCCCGGATGACGGAGCGGGTCGCGCAGACGCACGCGCACGACGGCACGCTCGTCGCTGCGGTGCAGCAGGCGGCGCGCGCGTCGGGCTGGCAGGCGAGCGGTGCGCTGGTCGCGAATCTCGTCGGGTTGCTGTCGCAAACCTGCGAGGCGACCGCCGCGTGGCTCGGCAATACGCTGGTGGCATGGAACGGGGAGGCGCAAGCCGCGCGCGGCGCGCCGGACGCCGCCACGCTCGACGCATTCGTCGCCGAAGTCGGGCGTTTCGATGCGCCGGTGCAGAACACGCGCCGTTTCGTCGCGTCGCGCACGACGATCGACGGCGTGACCGTCGAAGCCGGCGACGCGATCCTGGTCGTGCTCGCCGCGGCGAACCGCGACCCGGCCGTGTATCCCGACGCGCACCGGCTGCTGCCCGGCCGCGAATCCGGACCGAATTTCGGTTTCGGCTCGGGGCCGCACGGCTGCCCGGGCGAGCGGATCGCGCGCGCGGTGACGGCGGGGGCATTCGGGGCGTGGTTGCGCGCGGGCGGCTGGCCGTCGCGCGGCGGGCTGGCGTGGGATTACCGTGCGTCGACCAACGTCAGGATGCCGAAGTTCGACGCGGCACGGTGA
- a CDS encoding YodC family protein, whose product MTIRENHRVGFRVGDVVTLKTGGPRMTVTYAGPVVFDDGDWLICQWFDESGEFRQEMFHHDTVAPEPRAISAGRVRLRMQALRYRSAA is encoded by the coding sequence ATGACGATCCGAGAAAATCACCGTGTCGGGTTTCGCGTCGGCGATGTCGTGACGCTGAAAACGGGCGGGCCGCGCATGACCGTCACCTATGCCGGGCCGGTCGTGTTCGACGACGGCGACTGGCTGATCTGCCAGTGGTTCGACGAAAGCGGCGAATTCCGGCAGGAAATGTTCCATCACGACACGGTCGCGCCCGAGCCGCGCGCGATTTCGGCCGGGCGCGTACGGTTGCGCATGCAGGCGCTTCGCTACCGGTCGGCTGCCTGA
- a CDS encoding isocitrate lyase/PEP mutase family protein yields the protein MTRSDLQVRQAEAFRALHVRPGAFIIPNPWDAGTARLLAMAGFEALATTSAGFAFSKGQPDNAIDRDAMLEHIADLVAAGGLPVSADLENGFGDAPETVADTIRLAAEAGAVGGSIEDATGRDDAPIYAREAAIERIAAAVAAARALPFPFTLTARCENYLHGRRDLADTIARLVAYRDAGADVLYAPGITDAGEIAAVTQAVGAPVNVVMGLQGGLLSLDELAALGVKRVSVGGALARAALGAFLRAATEMARDGTFTFTQAAVPGRDVNRWFAAPDNSPVSFGE from the coding sequence ATGACCCGTTCCGATCTTCAAGTCCGCCAGGCCGAAGCCTTTCGTGCGCTCCATGTGCGCCCCGGTGCATTCATCATCCCGAACCCGTGGGATGCCGGCACCGCGCGCCTGCTCGCGATGGCCGGCTTCGAGGCGCTCGCCACCACCAGCGCCGGCTTCGCCTTTTCGAAAGGGCAGCCCGACAACGCGATCGACCGCGACGCGATGCTCGAGCACATCGCCGATCTGGTCGCCGCGGGTGGCCTGCCCGTGAGCGCCGATCTCGAGAACGGTTTCGGCGACGCGCCCGAAACGGTGGCCGACACGATCCGGCTGGCAGCCGAGGCCGGCGCGGTCGGCGGCTCGATCGAGGATGCGACGGGCCGCGACGATGCGCCGATCTACGCGCGCGAAGCGGCGATCGAGCGCATCGCGGCGGCCGTCGCGGCGGCGCGTGCGCTGCCGTTTCCGTTCACGCTGACCGCGCGCTGCGAAAACTACCTGCACGGACGGCGCGACCTCGCCGACACGATCGCGCGGCTCGTTGCGTATCGCGATGCGGGCGCCGACGTGCTGTATGCGCCGGGTATCACCGACGCCGGCGAGATCGCGGCGGTGACGCAGGCGGTCGGCGCGCCCGTCAACGTCGTGATGGGGCTGCAGGGCGGCTTGCTGAGCCTCGATGAACTGGCGGCGCTCGGCGTAAAGCGCGTGAGCGTCGGCGGTGCGTTGGCGCGGGCCGCGCTCGGCGCGTTCCTGCGCGCCGCGACGGAGATGGCGCGCGACGGCACGTTCACGTTTACGCAAGCGGCCGTACCGGGGCGCGACGTCAATCGCTGGTTCGCGGCGCCCGATAATTCGCCGGTATCGTTCGGAGAATGA